One Candidatus Cloacimonadota bacterium DNA segment encodes these proteins:
- a CDS encoding CDP-glycerol glycerophosphotransferase family protein — MKKILFDLKKEYYFNSLFPLYQALDKDPNYDLSIKIGKDQKRFLGVFMISEKGRIESNLLRKGYQVTDKTDGFDAVICGDALKHPGKYGNTIRIHIDHGVGIKTLRIRNIVRQKDFRYHVFLEGKYWYDYIKSLGWENRADFYITGIPKLDTFFWKNYYNNEKLIKKIGINPKKKTVLFAPSYKPSCIKFIKAEITKLIPKYNLVIKLHPYSWGGKYASHSQHKFYERLARKNRNAYLIPPNDYDIYPYIFLADTLISDTSSVINEFLALGKYGIIYVLPHENLNHSDGMPVLSIAPEKWLEGAFPHMFKPEDLIPSVESALDPTEEMKQKLDEYRNYFFTGLDGKSAYRVKNKIDELLKKK, encoded by the coding sequence ATGAAAAAAATTCTTTTTGATTTGAAAAAGGAATACTATTTCAACTCTCTGTTTCCCTTATATCAGGCGTTGGATAAAGACCCGAATTATGATTTATCTATTAAAATTGGGAAAGATCAAAAACGCTTTCTCGGAGTTTTTATGATATCGGAAAAAGGAAGGATAGAATCGAATCTTCTCCGAAAAGGTTATCAGGTTACCGATAAAACCGATGGCTTTGATGCGGTAATTTGCGGAGATGCTCTCAAACATCCGGGGAAATATGGAAACACAATCCGCATCCATATTGACCATGGAGTTGGAATAAAAACGCTACGAATTAGAAATATTGTTCGTCAAAAAGATTTTCGCTACCATGTTTTTCTTGAGGGGAAATATTGGTATGATTATATAAAAAGTTTGGGGTGGGAGAATAGGGCGGATTTTTATATTACCGGAATACCAAAATTAGATACCTTCTTCTGGAAAAATTACTATAACAACGAGAAATTAATAAAAAAAATTGGAATAAATCCTAAAAAAAAAACCGTCCTTTTTGCCCCATCCTACAAACCGAGCTGTATAAAATTTATTAAAGCGGAGATTACTAAACTTATCCCAAAATACAACTTGGTCATTAAATTGCATCCTTATAGTTGGGGTGGGAAATATGCATCTCATTCACAGCATAAATTCTATGAAAGATTGGCAAGGAAAAACCGGAATGCCTATCTCATTCCCCCAAATGATTATGATATTTATCCATATATTTTCTTGGCGGATACTTTAATTAGTGATACTTCCAGCGTGATAAATGAGTTTTTAGCGCTGGGCAAATACGGCATTATCTATGTTTTACCACACGAAAATTTGAACCATAGCGACGGAATGCCCGTGTTATCAATCGCTCCTGAAAAATGGCTCGAAGGTGCTTTTCCCCACATGTTTAAACCTGAGGATCTCATCCCATCCGTTGAATCTGCTCTTGATCCTACTGAAGAAATGAAGCAAAAATTAGATGAATATCGCAACTATTTTTTTACGGGTTTAGACGGTAAATCTGCCTATCGCGTGAAAAATAAAATAGATGAATTACTCAAGAAAAAATAA
- a CDS encoding CDP-glycerol glycerophosphotransferase family protein codes for MKFLFYISKKYSIPIIQPIVKYLRKTDYIFSLFVSKKVATHIPEELKDLRIFTNVENAIKFNPDFILCPGNFIDFRIPGIKVQLFHGLGIEKKSHYKIRHFFDVYCTSGPFVTKQFNKLQEKYKYFLVQETGWAKVDHILNYNAKNFRENFRIPQNKKVILFAPTHSQKMQSAEDLLPIIPRIIRNDEFWMIKFHEIMSKQIIQMVRDKNIKIIQDYDITPYLHAADILISDTSSVIYEFMLLNKPIITYRTKSKKNKGINILKPEELRDAIDRSFRNPTEFEKNHREHIQAINPYCDGKISENIIQTLINIKNNNELPDKRKPLNLFRKMQIIYHSKYKKGYLR; via the coding sequence ATGAAATTCCTTTTCTATATTTCCAAAAAATATTCTATACCCATTATTCAGCCCATAGTAAAATATCTGCGCAAAACCGATTATATATTTTCGCTATTCGTATCAAAAAAAGTAGCGACTCATATTCCGGAAGAGTTGAAAGATTTGAGGATTTTCACTAATGTTGAAAACGCGATTAAATTCAACCCTGATTTTATTCTTTGTCCGGGAAATTTCATTGATTTCAGAATCCCGGGTATTAAAGTTCAACTTTTTCATGGGCTTGGGATAGAAAAAAAGTCTCACTATAAGATTCGGCATTTTTTTGATGTTTACTGTACTTCCGGACCATTCGTTACAAAACAATTTAACAAACTACAGGAAAAATATAAATATTTTCTGGTACAAGAAACCGGATGGGCAAAAGTAGATCATATTCTTAATTATAATGCAAAAAACTTCCGCGAGAATTTCAGAATTCCCCAAAATAAAAAGGTTATTCTCTTTGCCCCAACTCATAGTCAAAAAATGCAATCCGCAGAGGACCTTCTCCCGATTATTCCGCGGATAATCCGTAACGACGAATTCTGGATGATAAAATTCCACGAGATAATGAGTAAGCAGATTATTCAAATGGTGAGAGATAAAAATATCAAAATCATTCAAGATTATGATATCACCCCATATTTGCACGCAGCTGATATTCTGATTTCCGATACATCATCAGTTATCTATGAATTCATGCTTCTGAACAAACCTATTATCACTTATCGTACCAAAAGCAAAAAAAATAAAGGGATAAATATTCTTAAACCCGAAGAACTACGGGATGCAATAGATAGAAGTTTTCGGAATCCTACAGAATTTGAGAAAAATCACCGCGAGCATATTCAAGCAATAAATCCTTATTGCGATGGAAAAATTTCCGAAAACATTATTCAGACCCTAATTAATATTAAAAACAATAATGAATTACCCGATAAGAGAAAACCATTAAATTTATTCCGAAAGATGCAAATAATTTATCATTCAAAATACAAAAAAGGATATTTGCGATAA
- the tagD gene encoding glycerol-3-phosphate cytidylyltransferase gives MKKIITYGTYDLFHYGHLQLLKRAKALGDYLIVAVSTNEFNDLKGKKCIQPYEYRKEILEAIKYVDEVIPENNWEQKIDDVKKHKIDTFVIGNDWQGKFDFLREYCEVIYLERTDGVSTTEVKNHIIDTWKNS, from the coding sequence ATGAAAAAAATAATTACTTACGGAACTTACGACCTATTTCACTATGGGCATTTGCAGCTCTTAAAGCGTGCAAAAGCACTTGGTGATTATCTCATTGTGGCTGTATCCACAAATGAATTTAATGATTTAAAAGGGAAAAAATGTATTCAACCTTACGAATACAGGAAAGAAATTCTGGAAGCCATTAAATATGTTGATGAGGTAATACCGGAGAATAATTGGGAACAAAAAATTGATGATGTGAAAAAACATAAAATTGATACGTTTGTCATTGGGAATGATTGGCAGGGAAAATTTGATTTCCTCCGGGAATATTGTGAAGTAATTTATTTGGAACGAACCGATGGAGTGTCCACAACAGAGGTCAAAAACCATATTATAGATACTTGGAAAAACTCATAA